The DNA segment AAAGACCACCACCATGCGAATCCTGGCCACGCTGGACTATCCCACGTTGGGCAGCGCGGAGGTCTGCGGCATCAACGTGCTGAACCACCCGGCCGAGGTGCGGCGGCTCATCGGCTGGATGCCGGATCATTTCGGCAACTATGAGCACATGACGGTGCTGGAGTATCTGGACTTCTATGCCCGCGCGCTCGGCTACAAGGGCAAGGAGCGCCGCCAGCGGGTGCAGGAGGTCATGGAGTTCACCGACCTGGTTCCCCTCGCGGAGCGGTTTTCCAACAAACTTTCCAAGGGCAATACCCAGCGCCTCGGCCTGGGCCGCGCCCTTCTGCATGATCCGCAGGTGCTCATCATGGACGAGCCCGCCGCCGGTCTGGACCCGAAGGCACGCGTGGAGCTGAAGCACCTCATCCGCGTGCTGGCGAAGGAGGGCAAGACCATCTTCATTTCCTCCCACATCCTCTCCGAGCTGGGCGAGATGTGCGACTCCCTGCTTTTCATCAACAACGGCCGCATCGTCCACCACGGGGATGCGGAAAGCCTGAAGCGTGGTTCCGACTCGCTTGGCGGCGTCCTTTATGACGTGCAGATCGACGGAAATCCACAGGCCGTCTCCGACTGGTGCGTACTGCAACCGCAAGTGGAGTTCCTGGAGTCCCGCAAACATGGCGGCCGCATCCGCATCGAGACGGACGATCCCGCGAAGGCGGCGGATGTCCTTGCCCGGATGGTGAAGGATGGCCTGCGCGTGACCGAGTTCCACCGCGAGCAACGGAACCTGGAGGATGCCTTCATCGACATCCTCGGCCGTCTGGATGAGGGCAAACCCGCGGTCGAGCCACCGCCCATGCCCACCCTCCCGCCTTTCACGCCTGCGGCCAACTGACCACCCGCCATGTCCATTTTCGCTTCCACCGACTTCCCTGACCGGCTTTCACCGATGCTGGTGAAGGAGCTGCGCCAGGGGCTCCGCGCGAAGACCTTCGTCGCGGTTTTCCTTAGCCTCCAGATCATCCTGTTGATCATCCTCCTGACCGCGACGGCCAGCACTTCGTCAGCGTCCGCCGGAAAGTTGATTTCCGGTTTCATCTTCACGTTCTTCGCCATCGCCGTACTGATTGTGCAGCCACTGCGGGGCATTGGTGCCCTGTCATCGGAGGTGAAGGGCAACACGCTCGACATGATCGTGCTCACCCGCCTGACGGCACGGCGCATCGTCTATGGGAAGTGGTTCGCCATCGTGAGCCAGTCCGCGCTCATCTTCGCCACCATCATCCCCTATCTCATCTTCCGCTATTTCTTCGGGAAGATGAACCTGCTGGGGGAAGTGGTCCTGTTGCTGATGATCTTCCTCACCTCAGTGGCCCTCACCGCGATCACCGTGGGACTTTCAGGATCTTCTTCGGTGATCCTGCGTGCGCTCATGCCCATCATCGGCATCCCTATCCTCACCTACAGCGCGCTCGTCTTCATTTTTTCCCGCGGCTTCATCGGCGGCCCGAGCGTCATCGAATACTGCGCCCTCGGTGACTTCCAGTCGCGTGTCTACGTGGGCAGCTACGCACTGGCGATCCTTTATCTGGGGTGGTCGTTGCTGTCGCTCGGTGTGAGCTTCATCGCCCCCGCCGCGGAGAACCATACCACCAGGAGGAGACTGATCGTGCTGGCGGTTGCTGCGGCCTCCGCTGCCATCATCGGAAGCACCACGGTGAATGAATTGGTGGTGCCATTTCTGTTCGTGCTGATCGCCCTGCCGGCGATGGCCACCGCTCTCACCGAGCGAACGACCCTTCCTCCCGGGGTGAGAACCCCATTCGCAAGGAACGGCCCGCTGGGGGAACTGGCCGGGCTTTTTCTCGCTCCCGGTTGGCCGGCGGGTGTGTTCTTCTCGCTGCTGCTTTCCGGGATCTTTCTGGGTGTCACCTACTCCGGCCTGATACCCGGTTGGACGGATGACTATCAGGTGGTGCTGGCATCGGTCATCGGCGGGCTTCTGTTTCCTGCGGTGATCCTCGTGCTGTTCCGGGTGGATGAAGCCATCCGCGTCTCCGCCTACATCCTCATCCTGGCTGCGAGCGGAATCTTCACGCTGGTCATGTGGGGCATCATCGAATCCCTCCGCAACGAGGAACTCCTTTGGTTCCTGGCCTGGAACCCTCTGAGCTTCCTTTCCATCGTCGGCAGCCAGCCGGATGGATATGAGTACGCCCCGACCGCCGCCCCCATCGTGACCGGCCTCTATTTCCTCCTGCTGATCACCATGGCCATCATCGCCATGAAACGCATGAGGAAGACCGAAGGGAAGGAAACCGCCTCCGAAGCATGACCGCCGCCGACCTCGCCCAATGCCACTCCCGCGCGCTGGCCGCAGCGGCGCGTTTCCGGCTGCCCCTGCGCTCGAAGGTATGGCGCGGGCAGGCTGGCGAGTTCGCGGGTGGCGGGACCGGTTCCTCGCTGGATTTCCAGGACCACCGCTCCTACGTGCCCGGGGATGATCCGCGGCACATCAACTGGCAGGCGTATGCCCGGACGGGGAGCTACACCATGAAGCTGTTCCGCGAAGAAGTCCGCCCGGTGATCGACCTCATCCTGGATGTATCCGAGTCCATGTTCTTCGATGGCGCGAAGGCCACACGCACCGCGGAGCTGTTCTACCTCATCGTCGAAAGCAGCCACGCCGCTGGCGCCGCCATCGCGGTCCATCTGGTCCGCGGGGATTCCACCCTCACGCTCGATCCCTCCACCATCCGGTCCCACACCTGGATGGAGAAGGCACGGGCCATGAAAGCCGCCACCCCTGCCCAGGCACCGGATCTTTCGCGCATCCCCCTGCGGGCGAACTCCATCCGCGTCCTGATCTCGGACCTGCTGTTCGCCGCGGATCCGGATCCCATCCTCCGCCACCTGGGCCAGCGCCACGGCACCGTCCTCCTCTTCTCCCCTTTCCTCCGCACCGAGGCCGACCCCGAGTGGTCCGGCAACTACGAGTTCATCGATCCGGAGGAAAACACCCGCCACGCTCACCGCATCGAGCCTGCCACCCTGCGCCGCTATCTGGAGGCCTATACCAACCACTTCTCACTCTGGAAGCAGACCGCGATCCGTCACCAGACGGCCTTCTCCCGCATCCCCTGCGAGCCGGACCTGATCCCCACCCTCTTCCAGCACGCCCGCCACACTCTGGAGTCCACGTGATCTCCGGCACGCGCTTCCTCTTTCCATGCTCACCAACCCACTAGGCCTGCTCGCCCTGCTCGGCATCCCCGCCGTGCTGGCGATCCATTTCCTCCAGCGCAAGGCCATCGAGCTGCCCGTCTCCACCCTCTTCCTGCTGGAGCGCACCCAGAGGGATGCCGCCAGCGGGAGGAAATTCGACCGCCTCATCCCATCCATCCCGCTGTGGATGCAGTTGCTGGCCGTGCTGCTGCTCACCTGGTTCCTTGTCGAACCCCGCTTCCCGAAATCCGGCACCGTCCAGCGCGTGGCGGTGGTGCTGGACTCCTCCGCCTCCATGAGTGTTTCCAGGCAGGAAGCGATCAAGCAGCTCACCGAGGCATTGCCATCGCTCAAAGGCTCCGCGGAAACACTCGAGCTGACCGTCCTGGAATCCATCCCCACCCGGCCGCGGCTGTACTCGGGAACCTCCATTGATGACTTCAAAACGGCCATGGAAGGATGGAATCCACGGGATGGCATGAATGATCCCACGGCCTCCCTCCGCCTGGCGCGGTCGCTCGTCTCATCCGAAGGCAGCGTGATCTACGTCACGGACACGCCCTCCCTGGACAGTGATGGGGAGCCGGTTCCCCTGCCCTTCAACGCCCGCATGCTCTCCGCCGGAAAGCCGGTGGAGAATGCCGGCTTCACCGGAGTGACATTCTCGCAGGAGGAAGGCGCACTCGTATGGAAGGCCATGGTCCGGAACTATGGCACCGCGCCCGCCGAGCGCACATGGTCCCTGCAGTCATCCCAAGGAGCGACGGAGCCACGCGGTTTCAGCATCGCCCCCGGTGCGCTGGTCACCCTCCAGGCCGCGTTTCCGAAGGACGCGGAGAATGTCCGCATCGTCCTCTCGGCGGATGCCTTCGCATTGGATGACGTGCTGCCGCTGGTCGCTCCCGCCGCGAAGCCGCTGAACCTCTTTACCAACACTTCCCCTGCCTTCGCATCCCTCACGGAAAAGCTGCTGAAGTCGCTGGAATCCGCGGTGCCCGTCAATGACGCCGCCACCGCGGATCTGGCCATCGCTTCCTATGATCCATTGGATCCCGTCCTGCCGGAAGGGAACTCCATCATTTTCGTTGAGGACTCCACCAGCGCCGGAGCCTACCTCCGT comes from the Luteolibacter sp. SL250 genome and includes:
- a CDS encoding ABC transporter ATP-binding protein, with the protein product MSALVVNNLYRYFGQLQAVNGVTFSVPHGSVCGFVGANGAGKTTTMRILATLDYPTLGSAEVCGINVLNHPAEVRRLIGWMPDHFGNYEHMTVLEYLDFYARALGYKGKERRQRVQEVMEFTDLVPLAERFSNKLSKGNTQRLGLGRALLHDPQVLIMDEPAAGLDPKARVELKHLIRVLAKEGKTIFISSHILSELGEMCDSLLFINNGRIVHHGDAESLKRGSDSLGGVLYDVQIDGNPQAVSDWCVLQPQVEFLESRKHGGRIRIETDDPAKAADVLARMVKDGLRVTEFHREQRNLEDAFIDILGRLDEGKPAVEPPPMPTLPPFTPAAN
- a CDS encoding DUF58 domain-containing protein, coding for MTAADLAQCHSRALAAAARFRLPLRSKVWRGQAGEFAGGGTGSSLDFQDHRSYVPGDDPRHINWQAYARTGSYTMKLFREEVRPVIDLILDVSESMFFDGAKATRTAELFYLIVESSHAAGAAIAVHLVRGDSTLTLDPSTIRSHTWMEKARAMKAATPAQAPDLSRIPLRANSIRVLISDLLFAADPDPILRHLGQRHGTVLLFSPFLRTEADPEWSGNYEFIDPEENTRHAHRIEPATLRRYLEAYTNHFSLWKQTAIRHQTAFSRIPCEPDLIPTLFQHARHTLEST
- a CDS encoding VWA domain-containing protein, encoding MLTNPLGLLALLGIPAVLAIHFLQRKAIELPVSTLFLLERTQRDAASGRKFDRLIPSIPLWMQLLAVLLLTWFLVEPRFPKSGTVQRVAVVLDSSASMSVSRQEAIKQLTEALPSLKGSAETLELTVLESIPTRPRLYSGTSIDDFKTAMEGWNPRDGMNDPTASLRLARSLVSSEGSVIYVTDTPSLDSDGEPVPLPFNARMLSAGKPVENAGFTGVTFSQEEGALVWKAMVRNYGTAPAERTWSLQSSQGATEPRGFSIAPGALVTLQAAFPKDAENVRIVLSADAFALDDVLPLVAPAAKPLNLFTNTSPAFASLTEKLLKSLESAVPVNDAATADLAIASYDPLDPVLPEGNSIIFVEDSTSAGAYLRGGIVAEPDRLLDGLNWQSLLVRETIQLDRAPTDRVLLWQEKRPLILVRDVPATPEKPAFRQLRFNFDLRLSNALQQPAFIVLLHRFAETIREAKVAHVSANLETNQPLTLTTAPGVPLLVKATDPTGKSALRPGSGSHTPGDPGFLTATQGDKPLLTAALHFADTREADFSACAPISDFAKLGSTTTERHTKPDPYWQIWLMLLLAALLASWKFTKSKRNEGPSEVPVAS